Below is a window of Planococcus rifietoensis DNA.
TCACAGGTGAATTTTTTAGAATGCTACTTGTTTCACATCGTATTGTTGTTTGAAATCAAAAAAGAAGCCAGCAATCGGTTGAACCGACTGCTGGCTTCTTTGCTTATATTGTGTCACGCACAGGGACAAAACCACACTCAAATCCCCAGATAAAGGCTTTTCCTACCCGGAAATTGTGTGGTGCACAGGGACAATTACAATCCCTACGTCCGGCTAACCAAATAAGACTCATACTTCCCAGTCAACTTCACAACCAATGCCGCCACACCCCAATACATCAAAGCAGCCACCACAAACGCTTCGACATAGTACGAGTTCGACGCCGCGATCAACCGGGCTTCAGCGAAGATGTCGACGACTGTAATCATGAACCCGAGCGAGATGGCTTTCATGACCACGAGGAAGGCGCTGCCGAACTCAGGCAAAGCTTCGACCAATGCTTGCGGTGTGATGATTCGCTTGAATGCCTGGAATGGCGTATACCCAAGCGATCTTGCCGCTTCAATCTGGCCGTAGCTGACCGATAGAAATGAGCCTCTAATCGTTTCGGCCTGGAAGGACGAAACCGTCAGTGACACCGCGACAATCAGGATCACAACCGGTGAGATATTGTTCGCGTTGTAATCCAAATTCATTAAGCCGGTGAAATAGCCGATGATGCTCGGCAAGGAATAATACATGATAAAGATGAACACGATAAGCGGTGTTCCTCTCAAAAACAGCTTGAACAGTAGGACCACCTGCTTCAGCACCGGCACATTGTATTCCTGGACTAGTGCCATTCCTGTCCCGATTAAAATCGACAGGATGAAAATCGTGATGGCCAAAGCGACGGTTTGGGGAACAACAGATAAGATGCCGAAAAAGTTATCGACCAAAATCTCCATGTTGAGCATTTACGCCACCCTCTTTGCTTTGAGGCCTGAATCGAGCTTGAATTTCTGTGTTTTCTTCTCAAACAAACGCACCATGCCATCTGATAAGAATGTCACGACTATGTAGATGGCTGCCACAATCAAGAACACTTGCACTTGGTTCATGCCAAACGAAGACGCAGCAATCAACTCTGCGCGACCCATGATATCGGCAACACCTAGGGCGAATACGAGCGATGTATCGTGGATCAAGTGAATGAGCGCATTCCCCCATCCAGGCAACGCGACCGGAACCGTCTGTGGCAAGATGATTCGGAAGAATTTCTTCGTCGGCGTGTAGCCCAAGCTGTCAGCTGCTTCATGCTGCCCTTTATCGACTGCTTTATATGCAGCACGCAACACTTCCGTCAAATAGCCACCGTGGTAAAGCGTCAAGGCTAAAATCGCTGCGACGGTTGCGCTCATGCTGGTGACATTGATGCCAAAATTCCCGAGCAGCGGCGGCAGTGCGTAATAAACAATGAACAATTGAATGATAATCGGCACACTTCTGGTAAACGAAGAAATGACAACCGTAATTTGCTTCAGGACTGGAATATTCTTGACGTTGATCATCGTCAGTACAGCACCTAATAATAAGCCCAGTACCGCAGACGCCAACAGAATGATAAACGTGATGTGCGCGACATCCAGTAATAACGAAACGATTTCCCACGTACTCGGTGTAACCATACGACGAGCCTCCCCTTTCGCAACTGGCGTTCACGCCCCATTATAAATCCATTCCCCAGCTTTATAATGAGGCATCACCGCCAAATCTAATCTTGCCTATTCTTTCTTCGTCACATCATACTGGAACACATCTTCTCCGTAATATTCCTCTGAAATCTCAGACAGCGTGCCTTCTTCTCTCAGTTCCGTCAGCGCCTGGTCCACTTCTTCCATCAGCTTTTCATTTTCTTCTGATTTGTAGATGAGCATGATCGTCTCGCCGACATAGATTGGATCTGGTTGAACCACTTCGAGTCCAAGTTCATCGATGATCTCGTTTTGCCCCAGGTTAGCTGGCCCGATAAACGCATCGTATTTACCGTCATTGATTTCTTTCAAACGCTGTGCGTAAGGGATATCGCCACTGGATTCTTCCAGCTTAAGTTCATGCTCAGGGTTTGCTTTCTGTCAGTCCAAGACCACCTGCAAAGTTCCGCCGCCAGCCGTGAATGGCGTAATTTTCTTGCCAACCAAATCTTCCAGCGTTTCAATGCCGCTGCCTTCTTTTACGTACATTTTGATCAAGCTTCGGCCAGTCGGTTCAGAAGGCACAAGGAATTGTTCTTCGCGTTCAGGTGTTGGGTAGAAACCGCCGACATTGAGTTCGTACTTCCCTGTTTTCAATCCCGTTTCCTGGGCACTGTCCGCGACCGCTTGAATATTAAATGCATAATCTTCAAGTTTTTCATCGATGGCGCGCAGTACGTCCGGCTCATAGCCTAGGATTTTGCCGTCCGCCGTTTGCCAGCTCAAGTTTTTGGAAGTCGGAGGCGTCGTCACTTCAATCGTCCTGACGTCGCCGTCTTCCGCAGCCCCTGCCGTTGGCTCATCGCCGCACGCTGCCAAAGTCAAAACCGTTCCCAATGCGAACACAGATAATGTAAGTTTCTTCAATAAAAACATCCCCTTTTGTTTTATGAGTGAACTGCCATTAATTCAATTGCTTCCGGATAGTAATGCTTGAGAAATTGCCGTGTTCGTTCGTTTTGCGATTGTTCGAAGATTTCTTCCGGCGACCCTTGTTCAACAATATGGCCTTTTTCCATAAAGACGATTTTGTTTGAGACTTTGCGCGCAAAGTCCATTTCGTGTGTGACGAGCAGAATCGTGACACCCGTCTGTGCGACGCGTTCAATGACTTTCAGTACTTCCGCGACCAATTCCGGATCGAGCGACGAGGTCGGTTCATCGAACAGCACGACATCAGGTTCGACGGCCAAAGCCCGCGCGATGCTCACCCGCTGTTGTTGACCGCCTGACAAGCGCGACGGGTACTCGTCTTTCTTTTCCAATAAGCCGACTTTTTCAAGAAGATCGATGCTTTTTTCGTAGGCTTCTTTTTTGGACTTTTTCTGGACGGCGATTTGGGCATCCATGACGTTTTCAACGACCGTTTTGTTTTTGAATAAATTAAATTGCTGGAACACCATCGCCGTATTGCGCCTTAACTGAAGAACCTCTTTTTTGTGGATTTTCTTGAAATCGACACTTACATCCGCCAACTGCATTTGTCCTTCGTCCGGTTCGACCAAGTAATTGACGCATTTCAGGATGGTTGTTTTCCCCGTTCCACTCGGTCCGATAAATGTGACGACGTCGCCTTTATTGACCTGTAAATCCACGCCTTTCAATACTTCCTTATCCCCGAATGACACTTTCAAGTTTTGAATCGCTAACATGAACCCTCACTCCTTTACGGAATTATTGTCAATCGCATGTGTTTCAGTTAATCAATTTCTCAGCGGCGCCGTAGCTGCTCAACTCTTCGAAGGTGATGTTCTCAAGATTTACGCCTTCTTTGCGGTAATCCACTGCTGACAGCAAACAAGTGATGTCGATCAATGAGTCAGTGTATGGAATATCAATTCCGGCTTTTTTGGCGATTTCTGAAATGGCTACTAAGCCGAACGGGATGTCTTCTGTGAAGTAACGATGATTTAAGGTGGTCGGCCCGTTGCCTTCTGGGAACAAGCCAGGCAAGGCTTTGTACAGATCGGAATAATCGGTGCCATAGAAATTGTTCAAGATGCTCAGAATGTCTTGAGTCTCGACATGGAACAGATCGGCAATCTTCCTACGCTCTTCGTCTACTTTTTCGATGTAGCGAACCGTCAGCGGTGAGACGCCGTCCGGATAAAAACGGAACGCTTTCGAATCGTCGATGCGGCTGGCATTGAATACTGAGATCGGCACATGGACAACGACGTTTGTGTTATTGAACGAAGTTTCGAAAATGTTCTTGGATGGGATGAGATGCGGAAATCTCTCCCAGAACCGAAGCGGCAATGCCGGCTGGCCATTCGATGTCGACAGCGTACTGACCAATACATTGCTCTTGATCCGCCTGATGACTACGCCTCCTGCATCGTCGGCGTTGCTGATGAACGGCTGTGCGCTCGTTTCAGCGATCGTGATGTTTTTCGTTTCGATGTCACTCCCGAGAATCTGTTTGCACTCAATCGCTCCCCAATATCCAGGAATAAAGACGATGGTCTGGTTGGGCTCTAAATATGGCTGCATTTCCTTGATGACCGGCTTATGCCCATCCGCCGTCGTCGAGACGATAATGATCTCTGCTCCGCTCAACACTTGCTCCATCGAAGTCGAAGCTTTCAGTTGAACGTATCCGGAATAAATGCCGGTCACGTCCAATCCTTCACGAGAAATTCTCGCCGCCCTGTTTTCATCTCTTGTGTACAAGCTCACCTTTTCATCGTTCAATGCCAGATAGCCAGCAATTGCCTGGCCCGTATTCCCTCCACCGATCACTGCATACGTCACAGAACCACCCCTAAGTTTAGTTTATGGCCAGGTTATTTCCCCTCGCTCGCTGCTTTGTTCGCGCTCTCGTATTGTTCGACTGCCTTGACCGCGACTCTCATCGCTTCAATGATGTGCTTTTCAATCTCCAGCTCCGCCCGGTCTTTATCTCGGTTAACCATCGCATCCAGGATAACTTCGTGCTCATCGGATGAGGTTTTGATCTCAACCAAATGCTGGTGCGCCAAATGGCGGTAGCGATTCAGCCGGTCATTCAACTGAAAGATGATTTTTACGACTGTCGTGTTATTGCTGATGGTATAGATGGCGTTGTGAAACTTGCCGCCGAAATCCTCGGTATCTTTGTAATTCTCCAAACGCGACGTCAATTGCACCATCTTTGTGAGATAGGATAAATACTCAATCGACTCATCCGTTAAATTATCGATGGCATCGCGGATCAAGATCCCTTCGAGCTTGCTTCGCATGATAAACAGCTCTTTAACTTCTTTAATCGAAATTGGCGTGACACTGAAAGTGCCATTGGAATTACGCACCACTAACTCTTCCACTTCCAATCGCTGCAAGGCTTCACGAAGCGGCGTGCGGCTGATTTCCAGTTCTTTCCCAAGCTTCTCATTAACAATCGCCTGGCCAGGTTCCAACACACATTTCAAGATCTTTTCTTTAATTTGTTCATATGCAATATCTTTTGCGGATATTCTGCCTAAATTGCTTTC
It encodes the following:
- a CDS encoding amino acid ABC transporter permease, producing the protein MLNMEILVDNFFGILSVVPQTVALAITIFILSILIGTGMALVQEYNVPVLKQVVLLFKLFLRGTPLIVFIFIMYYSLPSIIGYFTGLMNLDYNANNISPVVILIVAVSLTVSSFQAETIRGSFLSVSYGQIEAARSLGYTPFQAFKRIITPQALVEALPEFGSAFLVVMKAISLGFMITVVDIFAEARLIAASNSYYVEAFVVAALMYWGVAALVVKLTGKYESYLVSRT
- a CDS encoding amino acid ABC transporter permease — its product is MVTPSTWEIVSLLLDVAHITFIILLASAVLGLLLGAVLTMINVKNIPVLKQITVVISSFTRSVPIIIQLFIVYYALPPLLGNFGINVTSMSATVAAILALTLYHGGYLTEVLRAAYKAVDKGQHEAADSLGYTPTKKFFRIILPQTVPVALPGWGNALIHLIHDTSLVFALGVADIMGRAELIAASSFGMNQVQVFLIVAAIYIVVTFLSDGMVRLFEKKTQKFKLDSGLKAKRVA
- a CDS encoding transporter substrate-binding domain-containing protein — its product is MKEINDGKYDAFIGPANLGQNEIIDELGLEVVQPDPIYVGETIMLIYKSEENEKLMEEVDQALTELREEGTLSEISEEYYGEDVFQYDVTKKE
- a CDS encoding transporter substrate-binding domain-containing protein produces the protein MKKLTLSVFALGTVLTLAACGDEPTAGAAEDGDVRTIEVTTPPTSKNLSWQTADGKILGYEPDVLRAIDEKLEDYAFNIQAVADSAQETGLKTGKYELNVGGFYPTPEREEQFLVPSEPTGRSLIKMYVKEGSGIETLEDLVGKKITPFTAGGGTLQVVLD
- a CDS encoding amino acid ABC transporter ATP-binding protein; this translates as MLAIQNLKVSFGDKEVLKGVDLQVNKGDVVTFIGPSGTGKTTILKCVNYLVEPDEGQMQLADVSVDFKKIHKKEVLQLRRNTAMVFQQFNLFKNKTVVENVMDAQIAVQKKSKKEAYEKSIDLLEKVGLLEKKDEYPSRLSGGQQQRVSIARALAVEPDVVLFDEPTSSLDPELVAEVLKVIERVAQTGVTILLVTHEMDFARKVSNKIVFMEKGHIVEQGSPEEIFEQSQNERTRQFLKHYYPEAIELMAVHS
- a CDS encoding NAD/NADP-dependent octopine/nopaline dehydrogenase family protein, which produces MTYAVIGGGNTGQAIAGYLALNDEKVSLYTRDENRAARISREGLDVTGIYSGYVQLKASTSMEQVLSGAEIIIVSTTADGHKPVIKEMQPYLEPNQTIVFIPGYWGAIECKQILGSDIETKNITIAETSAQPFISNADDAGGVVIRRIKSNVLVSTLSTSNGQPALPLRFWERFPHLIPSKNIFETSFNNTNVVVHVPISVFNASRIDDSKAFRFYPDGVSPLTVRYIEKVDEERRKIADLFHVETQDILSILNNFYGTDYSDLYKALPGLFPEGNGPTTLNHRYFTEDIPFGLVAISEIAKKAGIDIPYTDSLIDITCLLSAVDYRKEGVNLENITFEELSSYGAAEKLIN
- a CDS encoding GntR family transcriptional regulator; amino-acid sequence: MFETMESNLGRISAKDIAYEQIKEKILKCVLEPGQAIVNEKLGKELEISRTPLREALQRLEVEELVVRNSNGTFSVTPISIKEVKELFIMRSKLEGILIRDAIDNLTDESIEYLSYLTKMVQLTSRLENYKDTEDFGGKFHNAIYTISNNTTVVKIIFQLNDRLNRYRHLAHQHLVEIKTSSDEHEVILDAMVNRDKDRAELEIEKHIIEAMRVAVKAVEQYESANKAASEGK